One Methanobacterium sp. genomic region harbors:
- a CDS encoding glycosyltransferase family 4 protein, whose protein sequence is MKETLKIAVFHNLPSGGAKRALYDHVKYLVSSGHEVDVFVPETANESFLSLVELVNNFKIFPVKTGFLRSLIYSKLNPETPSNDLISLKELESTEKLIATHINGGNYDVVLSEQDRFTMSPFILKYIKIPAVYYCQQPLRNDKILEEVSNDIENPNFIRKKMKYRDLNNTFKIDSINARHARYILANSYFSRESLLKTYGLNSFVSYLGIDTYKFKPLQLSSENFVLSVGSCTPIKGYDFTIRSLSLINEQIRPEFIIVSNFSSLEWKNYIEQLANKLGVKLTILDLIKDHELIKLYNKAKIVIYTPYLEPFGLIPIESMNCGTPVVAVKEGGVRETVVHNETGLLIDRDENLFAHAILELLRDTDKSREMSKNAITNVQNFWTIKHAGIRLLNHLNRAIDKYTS, encoded by the coding sequence ATGAAAGAAACATTAAAAATTGCTGTTTTTCATAATTTACCTTCAGGAGGTGCCAAAAGAGCATTGTATGATCATGTTAAATATCTGGTCTCTTCAGGACATGAAGTTGATGTTTTTGTTCCTGAAACTGCAAATGAAAGCTTTTTATCTCTAGTAGAATTGGTGAATAATTTTAAGATATTTCCTGTAAAAACTGGTTTTTTAAGATCATTAATTTATTCCAAACTTAACCCAGAAACTCCCAGTAATGACTTGATATCACTGAAAGAGCTTGAATCAACTGAAAAACTTATTGCCACGCATATTAATGGAGGAAATTATGATGTAGTTTTAAGTGAACAGGACAGGTTTACAATGTCCCCTTTCATTCTTAAATATATCAAAATACCTGCTGTTTACTACTGCCAACAGCCTTTACGCAACGATAAAATCCTTGAAGAAGTCTCAAATGATATAGAAAATCCTAATTTTATTAGAAAAAAAATGAAATATCGGGATTTGAACAATACATTTAAAATTGACAGCATAAATGCCAGGCATGCTAGATATATCCTAGCAAACTCCTATTTTTCAAGAGAATCTCTTCTAAAAACATACGGATTGAATTCTTTTGTTTCTTACCTTGGAATTGATACATATAAATTTAAACCGCTGCAACTATCTTCTGAAAATTTCGTGCTGTCTGTGGGTTCGTGTACACCTATCAAAGGATATGATTTTACAATACGATCTTTATCTTTAATAAACGAACAAATACGTCCAGAATTCATCATAGTTTCTAATTTCTCATCGCTGGAATGGAAAAATTACATAGAACAACTTGCAAATAAATTAGGAGTAAAATTAACTATTCTAGATTTAATAAAGGACCATGAACTGATAAAATTATATAATAAAGCAAAAATAGTTATTTATACTCCTTATCTTGAACCATTTGGGTTAATTCCGATTGAATCCATGAACTGTGGAACTCCTGTTGTTGCTGTTAAAGAAGGAGGTGTTAGGGAAACAGTGGTACACAATGAAACAGGATTGCTCATAGATAGAGATGAAAATCTATTTGCACATGCCATTCTTGAACTTCTAAGGGACACAGATAAAAGTCGTGAAATGTCAAAAAATGCCATAACTAATGTTCAAAATTTCTGGACCATAAAACATGCAGGAATCAGATTATTAAACCATTTAAACCGAGCAATAGACAAATATACATCATAA
- a CDS encoding glycosyltransferase family 2 protein: MKKPENNVAIIILNWNGWKDTIKCLESIYHINYPDFNVILIDNNSNDNSVEKIKEYCKGKIEVKSNFFNYNTFNKPIRIFEYNENEFETAQKDEKEISNILPAEKIILIKNNENYGFAGGNNTGIKYAVCILKSNYVLLLNNDTVVDRNFLEELVKAAENDEKIGFVGAKTYFYDKKEVIQAAGGGKIDLKKVIAVETAFNQIDDGKYDQNCELDYITGSCILCKKEVINKIGMLNANYFMYWEDVDWCFRGRKSGYKSVYAFKSKIWHKVSVSSTNYLKTYYCTRNRIYFMEQNINNHNNFKFLLYFFIYLFLPQIISYLINRDLRGGFNPYLKGFISGLKLYGSPIRTGKKYNLQDNSIDYNSNQIKNLD; encoded by the coding sequence ATGAAAAAACCAGAAAATAATGTTGCTATAATTATTCTGAACTGGAATGGATGGAAAGATACTATAAAATGTTTAGAATCAATTTATCATATTAATTATCCTGATTTTAATGTTATATTAATTGATAACAATTCCAACGACAACTCTGTAGAAAAAATAAAAGAATACTGTAAAGGAAAAATAGAAGTAAAATCTAACTTCTTCAATTATAATACATTCAATAAACCCATAAGAATATTTGAATATAATGAAAATGAATTTGAAACTGCACAAAAAGATGAAAAAGAGATTTCTAACATATTACCCGCCGAAAAAATTATTTTAATAAAAAATAATGAAAATTACGGTTTTGCAGGCGGAAACAATACTGGAATTAAATACGCAGTTTGTATCCTTAAATCTAACTATGTTCTCTTGTTAAACAATGATACAGTTGTTGACAGAAATTTTCTCGAAGAACTCGTAAAAGCAGCTGAAAATGATGAAAAAATAGGGTTTGTAGGGGCAAAAACTTATTTCTACGACAAAAAAGAAGTTATACAAGCAGCTGGTGGAGGAAAAATAGACCTCAAAAAAGTTATTGCGGTTGAAACAGCTTTTAATCAGATAGATGATGGCAAATATGATCAAAACTGCGAATTAGATTACATCACCGGTTCATGTATACTCTGTAAAAAAGAAGTGATTAATAAAATCGGAATGTTAAATGCTAATTATTTTATGTATTGGGAGGATGTTGACTGGTGTTTTAGGGGAAGAAAATCAGGATATAAATCAGTTTATGCATTCAAGTCGAAAATCTGGCACAAAGTAAGTGTATCAAGTACAAACTATCTTAAAACTTATTACTGTACCCGAAATAGAATTTATTTTATGGAACAAAACATCAATAACCATAATAATTTTAAATTCTTATTATATTTCTTCATATACCTATTTTTACCGCAGATCATTTCTTACCTAATTAATAGAGATTTAAGAGGAGGATTTAACCCCTATTTAAAAGGATTTATCAGCGGGCTTAAATTATACGGCAGCCCTATCAGAACTGGTAAAAAATACAATTTACAGGACAATAGCATTGATTATAACAGTAATCAAATAAAAAATCTTGATTAA
- a CDS encoding glycosyltransferase family 2 protein: protein MNPKVSIIILNWNRWKDTIECLESIYQINYSNYDVILVDNSSTDNSIEKIKEYCKGKIKVQSKHIKYSHLNKPIKIFEYTEKELKTLKNRSDEYHRILSSKKITIIKNKQNYGFAGGNNVGIRFALNTDSQYILLLNNDTMVEPDFLTELIKAAKKYRNIGSIQSLLLKPDGKLIDSLGQEIHIWSAMDKGINSAYNPIRKDREIFGACAAAAVYPKEVLKNSGLFDENFFVIFEDVDLSWRIRLKGFKSVLAVNSIVYHKRGISESINQHKTSDLVEYHYNKNLLITMLKYYPLSHLFGIKNLNKTIFYLKKALLYSLKVKKTLELNKIILSNIWLRISMFNHPLLYEIQKEWII from the coding sequence ATGAACCCAAAAGTTTCAATAATTATTCTAAACTGGAACCGCTGGAAAGACACCATAGAGTGTCTAGAATCAATTTACCAGATTAATTATTCCAATTATGATGTTATATTAGTAGACAACAGTTCTACTGATAATTCCATAGAAAAAATAAAAGAGTACTGTAAAGGCAAAATTAAGGTCCAATCCAAACATATTAAGTACAGCCATTTAAACAAACCTATTAAAATCTTTGAATACACAGAAAAAGAACTTAAAACATTGAAAAATAGATCAGATGAATATCATAGGATATTATCATCTAAAAAAATAACTATAATTAAAAATAAGCAAAATTATGGCTTTGCTGGGGGAAACAACGTTGGGATAAGATTTGCATTAAATACTGACTCGCAATATATACTCCTTTTAAATAATGATACTATGGTTGAGCCTGATTTTCTTACAGAATTAATAAAAGCAGCGAAAAAATATAGGAACATAGGGAGCATTCAATCTTTACTTTTAAAACCTGATGGAAAGTTAATAGATTCTTTAGGTCAGGAAATTCATATTTGGAGTGCAATGGACAAAGGAATAAATTCAGCATATAATCCAATTAGGAAGGATAGAGAAATATTTGGAGCCTGTGCTGCAGCGGCTGTTTATCCAAAAGAAGTTTTAAAAAACAGTGGATTATTTGATGAAAATTTTTTTGTAATCTTTGAAGATGTAGATCTTTCCTGGAGAATCAGATTAAAAGGATTCAAATCTGTTTTAGCCGTAAATTCAATAGTCTATCATAAAAGAGGTATTTCAGAAAGTATAAATCAGCATAAAACATCTGATCTAGTGGAATACCATTACAATAAAAATTTATTGATTACAATGCTTAAATATTATCCATTATCACACCTTTTTGGTATTAAAAATTTAAATAAAACAATATTTTATCTAAAAAAAGCATTATTATATTCATTAAAAGTTAAAAAGACATTAGAACTTAATAAAATTATTTTAAGTAATATATGGCTTAGAATCAGTATGTTTAACCACCCGCTATTATATGAAATACAAAAAGAATGGATTATATAA
- a CDS encoding class I SAM-dependent methyltransferase: MENNEIFRDTKDWYLTIEPCASLKSINFVTNHAGRKILDLGCATGGYCCNLNNLGFKCTGVDINPEYVEKTRENDVEAYTMDAYNLEFPDNTFDTVLLFEILEHVDNPHKILKESKRVAKKNILITVPNCTQFFELKSTGLTYEHILERDHVNFFTKKDLENLISKEFSTFRVVEDDPINLNQLSLIAGLPLWLRLPISLFNKLKFIKSSLYYRLYAVIDV, from the coding sequence ATGGAAAATAATGAAATATTTAGGGATACTAAAGACTGGTATTTAACTATAGAACCATGTGCATCCTTAAAGTCCATTAATTTTGTTACCAACCATGCGGGAAGGAAAATATTAGATTTAGGATGTGCTACAGGAGGTTATTGTTGTAATTTAAACAATTTGGGATTTAAATGTACAGGTGTAGACATAAATCCCGAATATGTTGAAAAAACACGTGAAAATGACGTAGAAGCATATACAATGGACGCATACAATTTAGAATTTCCAGACAACACTTTTGATACAGTTTTACTCTTTGAAATTTTAGAACATGTAGATAATCCACATAAAATTTTAAAGGAATCAAAACGAGTAGCAAAGAAAAATATACTTATAACAGTACCCAACTGCACACAATTTTTTGAGCTTAAATCAACAGGATTAACATATGAACATATTTTAGAAAGAGATCATGTTAATTTTTTCACAAAAAAAGACCTTGAAAACTTAATTTCAAAAGAATTCAGCACATTTAGAGTTGTAGAAGATGATCCTATTAATTTAAATCAATTATCATTAATTGCAGGATTACCTTTATGGTTAAGATTGCCAATTAGTCTATTTAATAAATTAAAATTCATTAAATCTTCCCTATATTACCGTTTATACGCAGTAATTGATGTATAA